Proteins from a genomic interval of Oceanispirochaeta crateris:
- a CDS encoding HU family DNA-binding protein, with product MGIPELVKQHLESLFKASGEEWSKSQDAFNKLCSSWEKKERLFSQQINLLDMEEVKTVSKDDPRGMLFLTFSGSLVSLGYGSQRWMEYASIKLRTDVPDIVRCDKTSLADQASYGQSARFDLGPLKHTSALYKIVVCKEDVPVKEQEKRVKEATVFLTNSFIHLNRDLTLPLGSQDADQFNKQNIIAYLARKNALTQEKVREVTDDYISMVETGMLMGKNVSLGRLGRFSLSLKPSRKARIGRNPKTGEEITIPAREAHWSPGFKFSAGSKEKAASMPLPESEDND from the coding sequence ATGGGTATTCCTGAATTAGTAAAACAGCATCTTGAGAGTCTCTTTAAGGCTTCGGGCGAAGAATGGTCAAAATCCCAGGATGCCTTTAACAAATTGTGTTCCAGTTGGGAGAAGAAAGAGAGGCTCTTTTCACAGCAGATCAACCTTCTGGATATGGAAGAAGTTAAGACTGTTTCAAAGGATGATCCCCGGGGAATGCTCTTCCTCACTTTTTCCGGCTCCCTTGTCAGTCTGGGATATGGCTCCCAGCGTTGGATGGAATATGCCAGCATTAAACTTCGCACAGATGTACCCGATATTGTCCGATGTGATAAGACTTCCTTAGCCGATCAGGCAAGCTACGGTCAATCGGCCCGCTTTGACCTTGGGCCTCTTAAGCATACATCCGCCTTATATAAGATTGTGGTCTGCAAGGAAGATGTCCCGGTAAAAGAGCAGGAAAAACGTGTGAAAGAAGCGACAGTTTTTCTGACAAACTCATTTATACATCTCAATAGAGATCTAACGCTTCCCCTGGGTAGTCAGGATGCCGATCAGTTTAACAAGCAGAATATTATTGCCTATTTGGCACGTAAAAATGCTCTGACCCAAGAAAAGGTCCGGGAAGTTACAGATGATTATATTTCCATGGTTGAAACGGGAATGCTTATGGGGAAAAATGTCTCTCTTGGCAGATTGGGGCGCTTTTCGCTCAGTCTAAAGCCCAGCCGTAAAGCCAGAATTGGAAGGAATCCTAAAACGGGAGAAGAAATCACAATCCCTGCCAGAGAGGCACACTGGAGTCCTGGATTCAAGTTTTCAGCAGGCAGTAAGGAAAAAGCTGCATCCATGCCTCTTCCTGAATCAGAAGATAACGACTAG